In the Fimbriiglobus ruber genome, CGGCCCCGTGGTCGATGCGCAACTCGGTCCCATCCCGGGCGAACAGGACGGTGTGATCGGACAGGGCGATGGCCGTTCCGGACGGCAAGCACGTCTGCCACCGAATCGGTGACCAAACGGCGGGTGGCTTCGTTTTCGATCCGGAAGACGACCGCGAGAGGTTGACCCCTGGTTTCGCCCTGTGACCACCCGGTCATGAACTCGGCCATCGAATTCATGAAACGGACCCGCCCGAGGGCGTCGGTGACGATGATCGCGGCGCCGATGCCGACCAGCGCGGCCTGGATCCATTCTCCAGGCGGGTGCAGCAATTCTTGGCCTAAAGACATGGGGTCGTGTTTCCCGCCGTCACGCATCAAGATCGAACCGGCGGCCATGAGTAGTTCCCCGTGCCGACGAAACGAATGAGGACGCGCGAGCAGCCCGACAAGATTATTGTATCAATGTGTCGTCCCACTCCGATTCGAGCGGGTGTAGCTTCGTCTCTTGCGCTCGTGGCAAATAACGATGGTTGCGTGAAAAGAAGCATTCTGAGAGCCTGTTTGGGAATCCTGGCTATCTACATCCGTCTGCACTCGTAGTTTAGGTATTCTGGGCCGTCATTCGCCGTCTGTCGTTAGGCACACTTATTCAGGCGACGAAGCATGAGTCGGATGCTGCTGACCTGGACCATGGCCTCGCTCGACGATTCGGTCCGCTCGTAATCCTTGCTATTCCGCCGACACCGTCCGATCCACGCGAACGTCCGCTCGACCACCCATCGGACCCGCAACGGCTGGAAGGTGGTCGCCCCCGGGGGGCGGGACGAGATCTCCAACCGCACCCCCGGGCGGTGACCGGACAACCACGCCTCGAACGCATGGTTGTGATACTTCTGGTCGGCGAACACCGCCCGGACCCGCGAATACACCCCGGGATCGAGTCGCCCGAGGACGGTCGCGGCGGCCGCT is a window encoding:
- a CDS encoding PAS domain-containing protein, with protein sequence MAAGSILMRDGGKHDPMSLGQELLHPPGEWIQAALVGIGAAIIVTDALGRVRFMNSMAEFMTGWSQGETRGQPLAVVFRIENEATRRLVTDSVADVLAVRNGHRPVRSHRPVRPGWDRVAHRPRGRPDPGCRGRRRRGDRDLLRHQRTPAGRARGGGRAGVRRSDRPDGPRAPRGPRRGAAGEDRQPVVLPDVSRNSVGDRGRALL